Proteins encoded by one window of Halichondria panicea chromosome 8, odHalPani1.1, whole genome shotgun sequence:
- the LOC135340318 gene encoding uncharacterized protein LOC135340318, whose protein sequence is MGSKGSKHSNVDVEQTDGAAGNSTMARAIAKGRVYIIISYPNSVIGYEGVAFNDSQFRELLMALQEQLADFEVIVDAGKVDRFCEFVTCHNSNDPNKLVSKPRVLVEVFYTGVYAGIEKKKIQSTVQEMLDPQSYCFIDVRCEMGRYHTTNHLETLLRV, encoded by the exons ATGGGGAGCAAAGGAAGCAAGCACTCTAATGTCGATGTTGAGCAGACGGATGGTGCAGCTGGCAACTCCACAATGGCCAGGGCCATCGCTAAGGGCAGGGTATATATAATCATCTCCTATCCTAACTCTGTGATTGGATACGAAGGGGTTGCATTCAACGACAGTCAGTTTAGGGAGCTGCTGATGGCACTGCAGGAG CAACTAGCTGACTTTGAAGTGATAGTCGATGCCGGAAAAGTGGATCGGTTCTGTGAATTCGTGACGTGTCACAATAGCAACGACCCGAACAAGCTGGTCTCCAAACCGAGAGTTCTGGTGGAGGTCTTCTACACGGGGGTCTATGCTGGTATTGAGAAGAAAAAGATACAGTCAACCGTACAGGAGATGCTGGACCCTCAGAGCTACTGCTT TATTGACGTGCGGTGTGAGATGGGACGTTACCACACGACCAACCACTTAGAGACATTGCTTAGAGTATGA
- the LOC135339459 gene encoding uncharacterized protein LOC135339459 — protein sequence MSEEKISATPDVHPGDTYSNQPPPPQPYLGYPPLPGAPGTIAYDPTKQPMGVGAAQSGPMPAGNGAPPYYPNPNSQPPPGNGASPYYPNPNSQPPPGNGAPPYYPNPNSQPPPGKGASPYYPNPNSQPPPGYGAPPYYPNSQPPPGAWPPQPIAQQQTSSNVVVVNSQPSAMSSTVYVTSNDQSSFIFGVVVSVVAVFCLCWWSLVCTIPGAVVGHMAAAAGRNGDKVTKKKYDQISGVLIVAGIIFQVIGPIIIIGSSVASVARLSSSIPSSYYYYNSG from the exons ATGTCTGAGG AAAAGATTTCAGCTACACCAGATGTGCACCCAGGAGACACGTACTCCAACCAACCACCACCTCCTCAACCTTACCTTGGCTACCCTCCATTACCAGGTGCTCCTGGAACAATTGCCTACGACCCCACAAAACAACCAATGGGAGTAGGAGCAGCACAGTCAGGGCCAATGCCTGCAG GAAATGGTGCCCCTCCCTACTACCCTAACCCCAACTCTCAGCCACCACCAGGAAATGGTGCCTCTCCCTACTATCCCAATCCCAACTCTCAGCCACCACCAGGAAATGGTGCCCCTCCCTACTATCCCAACCCCAACTCTCAGCCACCACCAGGAAAGGGTGCCTCTCCCTATTATCCCAATCCCAACTCTCAGCCACCACCAGGATATGGTGCCCCTCCCTACTATCCCAATTCTCAGCCACCACCTGGAGCATGGCCACCTCAAcca ATTGCCCAGCAACAGACCAGCAGCAATGTGGTGGTGGTCAACTCCCAACCCTCAGCGATGTCCTCCACAGTGTATGTGACCAGCAATGATCAGTCCTCCTTCATATTTGGTGTTGTGGTTTCTGTGGTGGCAGTCTTCTGTCTCTGCTGGTGGTCTCTGGTCTGCACCATCCCAGGGGCTGTGGTGGGACACATG GCTGCAGCTGCTGGCAGGAATGGAGACAAAGTAACCAAGAAGAAGTACGACCAAATCTCCGGGGTACTCATAGTGGCTGGTATCATCTTCCAAGTCATTGGCCCCATCATCATCATAGGAAGTTCTGTGGCAAGTGTGGCGAGATTGTCTAGCAGCATACCATCATCATATTACTATTATAATTCAGGCTAA